From Nonlabens sp. Ci31, the proteins below share one genomic window:
- the recA gene encoding recombinase RecA, which translates to MADDKEKEAKLKALKLTLDKLDKAYGKGTVMKLGDKQVVEVESISTGSLALNAALGVGGYPRGRVVEIYGPESSGKTTLTLHAIAEAQKTGGIAAFIDAEHAFDRFYAEKLGVDLENLIISQPDNGEQALEIADNLIRSGAIDIIVIDSVAALTPKSEIEGEMGDSKMGLHARLMSQACRKLTSSISKTNCTVIFINQLREKIGVMFGNPETTTGGNALKFYASVRLDIRRSTQIKDSAGAVLGNKTRVKVVKNKVAPPFRMAEFDIMYGEGVSKLGEIIDLGVNYEIINKAGSWFSYEDTKLGQGRDSVKTILKDNPDLVEELEAKIMAAIKAVNA; encoded by the coding sequence ATGGCAGACGATAAAGAGAAAGAAGCAAAATTAAAAGCCCTTAAACTTACCCTTGACAAGCTAGACAAGGCATATGGTAAAGGAACAGTAATGAAATTGGGCGATAAGCAAGTGGTTGAGGTAGAGTCTATTTCTACTGGTTCACTCGCATTAAATGCGGCTCTAGGTGTAGGTGGGTATCCTCGTGGAAGAGTTGTTGAAATATACGGTCCTGAATCTTCAGGTAAAACTACCTTGACCTTACACGCCATTGCTGAAGCACAAAAAACGGGTGGGATTGCTGCATTTATTGATGCAGAGCATGCATTTGATCGTTTTTATGCTGAAAAACTAGGTGTCGATTTAGAAAACTTAATTATTTCTCAACCAGATAACGGAGAACAAGCATTAGAAATAGCAGATAATTTGATACGCTCTGGCGCAATAGATATCATTGTAATTGACTCGGTTGCAGCATTAACTCCTAAAAGCGAAATTGAAGGAGAAATGGGAGATAGTAAAATGGGGCTTCATGCTCGTTTAATGTCTCAAGCATGTAGAAAATTAACCAGTTCTATTTCTAAAACAAATTGTACGGTTATTTTTATCAACCAATTGCGTGAAAAGATAGGAGTGATGTTCGGTAATCCAGAGACAACTACTGGTGGTAATGCCTTAAAATTCTATGCATCGGTTAGGCTTGATATTAGAAGATCTACACAAATTAAAGATAGCGCAGGTGCCGTTTTAGGTAACAAAACTCGTGTTAAAGTTGTTAAGAATAAAGTAGCACCCCCTTTTAGAATGGCTGAGTTTGATATCATGTACGGTGAAGGGGTTTCTAAACTAGGAGAGATAATTGATTTAGGGGTGAACTATGAAATAATAAACAAAGCCGGTTCTTGGTTCTCTTATGAAGATACTAAATTAGGTCAAGGGCGAGATTCTGTTAAAACAATTCTTAAAGATAATCCAGACCTCGTAGAGGAGTTGGAAGCTAAAATCATGGCAGCCATAAAAGCAGTAAACGCTTAA
- a CDS encoding T9SS type A sorting domain-containing protein has product MTVGSSNWRAGTSYENLAGTVIPSNAVNLYTNSFREWLISDEYDMTGTANDVLSIEVAVTNWNSATVPDVMGSDDQVDLLITTDGGTTWTSLMTWTAANQPVVTGTREFIDLSSYTGTVQFAFFASDGTVDDGEDYDFHVGMFTIDGTAGNEDNFVSSLSLYPNPVSGDQVTISTDGSSASSIEVAVFNTLGQQVMTRSYDQVNRTININNISSLSNGMYFVKISSGTQQATLKFIKE; this is encoded by the coding sequence ATGACAGTAGGTTCTTCAAATTGGAGGGCTGGTACTTCTTATGAGAACCTTGCAGGGACAGTAATTCCTAGTAATGCTGTGAACCTTTATACCAATTCTTTTCGGGAATGGTTAATTTCTGACGAGTACGATATGACAGGGACGGCAAATGATGTACTTTCTATAGAAGTTGCAGTAACTAATTGGAATTCTGCTACAGTGCCAGATGTCATGGGAAGCGATGATCAGGTAGATTTACTGATAACAACTGATGGTGGTACTACATGGACTTCCTTGATGACATGGACGGCAGCAAATCAGCCTGTTGTAACTGGTACAAGAGAGTTTATTGATTTAAGCTCCTATACGGGAACGGTACAATTTGCATTCTTTGCTAGTGATGGTACTGTAGATGACGGTGAAGATTATGACTTTCATGTAGGGATGTTTACCATTGACGGTACTGCTGGAAATGAAGATAACTTTGTAAGTTCTTTAAGTCTTTATCCCAATCCAGTAAGTGGAGACCAGGTAACTATAAGTACTGATGGTTCAAGCGCTTCTTCTATTGAAGTTGCCGTATTCAATACTTTAGGACAGCAAGTAATGACCAGGTCTTATGATCAAGTGAACCGCACGATCAATATTAATAATATCTCAAGTTTATCTAACGGGATGTATTTTGTGAAGATTTCTAGTGGCACTCAACAAGCCACATTGAAATTTATAAAGGAGTAA
- a CDS encoding fibronectin type III domain-containing protein translates to MKLKLLLITLFTFSIGVFSSGQSTINITTTGGSFTSEKWVNITDMADGAGTQIWGQGDGTYGNAQGLINQDIMLAPGTYWVNCYDRFADGWDGTTIDVTAYGASIGNNGGVSPDDGTDNDAGSGWETPADELEASFMIVVPSPPACQVATGITSSNILDTSADFSWTASASETGGYNWEVVPQGDAQGVNVVTSGTTISGASTVSITGLSSGTSYDFYIQTDCGTSGMSTWAGPIVFNTAVVACGSTVYDTGGAAGDYSNNESYTITYLPDTAANVVTLDFTLVDLENCCDTLTIYDGLDNTAPILEADLESIGSFTAINTDGAITIEFTSDGSVGGAGWEANYTCTPRPSCVNVSGITVDSSTSDTVTVSWTENNIPAGTDWEVVAVAAGDPVPAIGTSNATASPFTIPSLMANTSYDVYVRADCSTAFVGLMSVTTDCAVVTTYPYTTDFTTNVPNACWEEAGSDLERLLTGL, encoded by the coding sequence ATGAAACTAAAACTACTCTTAATCACTTTATTTACTTTTTCTATTGGTGTCTTTTCCAGTGGACAGTCTACTATTAACATTACTACCACCGGAGGTAGTTTTACATCAGAAAAATGGGTCAATATTACTGATATGGCTGACGGCGCTGGAACTCAAATTTGGGGTCAAGGCGACGGTACTTACGGTAATGCGCAAGGACTCATTAATCAAGATATCATGCTTGCACCCGGAACCTATTGGGTGAATTGCTATGACAGATTTGCTGATGGTTGGGACGGCACTACTATAGATGTTACTGCTTATGGAGCATCCATAGGTAATAATGGAGGTGTTTCCCCTGATGACGGTACAGATAACGATGCTGGTTCTGGTTGGGAAACTCCAGCAGATGAATTAGAAGCCTCTTTTATGATAGTAGTTCCTAGCCCACCTGCATGTCAAGTTGCTACTGGAATAACATCAAGCAATATTTTAGATACTTCTGCAGATTTTTCTTGGACAGCTTCTGCATCTGAAACAGGTGGCTATAATTGGGAGGTTGTTCCACAAGGAGATGCTCAAGGAGTAAATGTTGTTACAAGCGGTACAACTATATCTGGCGCTTCTACGGTATCAATTACAGGATTATCCTCAGGTACCTCTTATGATTTTTATATACAAACAGATTGTGGTACATCAGGAATGAGCACTTGGGCTGGACCAATTGTATTTAATACGGCAGTAGTAGCTTGTGGAAGTACTGTGTATGATACAGGTGGAGCCGCTGGTGACTATTCAAATAATGAATCTTATACAATTACTTACTTACCGGATACTGCTGCAAACGTAGTAACCTTAGACTTTACATTAGTTGACTTAGAGAATTGTTGTGACACATTAACTATATACGACGGTCTTGATAACACTGCTCCAATTTTAGAAGCAGATTTAGAAAGCATAGGAAGTTTTACGGCGATCAACACAGATGGTGCCATCACGATAGAATTCACTTCAGATGGATCTGTGGGTGGTGCTGGATGGGAAGCAAACTATACGTGTACACCTAGACCATCTTGTGTAAATGTTTCTGGAATAACAGTTGATTCTTCTACATCAGATACTGTGACGGTAAGTTGGACAGAGAATAATATTCCAGCAGGAACAGACTGGGAAGTTGTTGCAGTTGCAGCAGGTGATCCTGTTCCAGCAATAGGAACAAGTAATGCCACTGCTAGTCCATTTACAATTCCTTCTCTAATGGCAAATACTTCTTACGATGTATATGTAAGAGCAGATTGTAGCACCGCTTTTGTTGGACTTATGAGTGTTACAACAGATTGTGCTGTGGTTACTACTTATCCGTACACGACAGACTTTACTACAAATGTTCCTAACGCTTGTTGGGAGGAAGCAGGATCGGATCTGGAGAGATTGTTGACGGGCCTATGA
- a CDS encoding rhodanese-related sulfurtransferase produces the protein MQLYNKLSAEERRALIRQAGKERLTISFYQYHQIYHQQIFRDHLFLHWHPMDVLGRIYIAQEGINAQLSIPGDRFEEFKTFLDGIDFLKNVRINIAREQDNESFLKLKVKVRDKIVADGLEDDSFDVTDIGTHVDASAFNKLIEDPNTVLVDMRNHYESEIGHFKNAWTPDVDTFRDSLDYIEEQLKDHKEGKKLVMYCTGGIRCEKASAYYKHKGFKDVYQLEGGIIEYDRQVTEQKLENKFKGKNFVFDQRLAEKIGDEVIANCHQCGASCDAHTNCSNDGCHLLFIQCDSCKEAFENCCSQECNDIIQLPFEEQKALRAGHYNSNHIFKKGRSEKLDFKRRSTKAE, from the coding sequence ATGCAACTGTACAACAAATTAAGTGCTGAAGAAAGAAGAGCTCTAATACGTCAGGCTGGAAAAGAACGCCTCACCATTTCTTTCTATCAGTACCATCAAATATATCATCAACAAATTTTTAGAGATCATTTATTTCTTCACTGGCACCCTATGGATGTCTTAGGTAGAATTTATATTGCACAAGAAGGAATCAATGCACAACTGTCTATCCCTGGAGATCGCTTTGAAGAATTTAAAACCTTCTTAGACGGAATTGATTTTCTAAAAAACGTACGCATCAATATTGCACGAGAACAAGACAATGAAAGCTTCTTAAAACTCAAAGTAAAAGTGCGCGACAAAATCGTTGCTGACGGTCTAGAAGACGATTCATTTGATGTGACTGATATAGGTACACACGTAGATGCTAGCGCATTTAATAAACTCATTGAAGATCCAAATACGGTCTTAGTTGATATGCGCAATCATTATGAATCTGAAATAGGTCATTTTAAAAACGCTTGGACACCAGATGTAGATACCTTTAGAGACAGTCTAGATTATATAGAAGAACAACTTAAAGATCATAAAGAAGGTAAAAAACTAGTTATGTATTGTACCGGTGGTATACGTTGTGAAAAAGCCAGTGCCTATTACAAACACAAAGGCTTTAAAGATGTTTATCAATTAGAAGGTGGGATTATTGAATACGACAGACAGGTGACCGAGCAAAAACTAGAGAACAAATTCAAAGGTAAAAACTTTGTTTTTGACCAACGTCTTGCTGAGAAAATAGGGGATGAAGTCATCGCCAACTGTCATCAATGTGGAGCATCTTGTGACGCCCATACCAATTGTTCTAATGATGGCTGCCACTTGCTATTTATTCAATGTGACTCTTGTAAAGAGGCGTTTGAAAATTGCTGTAGTCAAGAATGTAACGATATTATACAACTGCCTTTTGAAGAGCAAAAAGCTTTAAGAGCTGGACACTATAACAGCAATCATATATTTAAAAAAGGCCGTTCTGAAAAGTTGGATTTTAAAAGACGTTCCACAAAAGCTGAATAA
- the trpS gene encoding tryptophan--tRNA ligase — protein sequence MARILTGVQSTGTPHLGNLLGAILPAIEMSSDEKNDSFLFIADMHSLTQIKDGELLRENTYSTAAAWLACGLDISKTVFYRQSDIPQVTELNWYLACFYPYQRLTLAHSFKDKADRLEDVNAGLFTYPMLMAADILLYDAEIVPVGKDQLQHVEITRDVAGRFNNKMGTTFIEPEAKIQKDGLLVPGTDGGKMSKSRGNIIDIFQSDKKLRKQCMSIETDSTPLEEPKNTETCNVFALYKLIAPEQKIQEMRNNYAAGNYGYGHAKQALFEALCERFREARERYDYLMDNRHELDMALEEGAFKARHIAKDVLKRVRSKVGY from the coding sequence ATGGCAAGAATACTTACTGGCGTTCAATCTACAGGTACACCTCACTTAGGAAATCTTCTAGGGGCTATTTTACCAGCGATAGAAATGTCCTCAGATGAAAAGAACGATTCCTTTCTTTTTATCGCAGACATGCATTCTCTAACACAAATTAAAGATGGAGAATTATTAAGAGAAAACACTTATTCTACGGCAGCCGCTTGGCTGGCATGTGGTCTAGATATCAGTAAAACAGTATTTTACAGACAGAGCGATATTCCGCAAGTAACAGAATTGAACTGGTACCTAGCTTGTTTTTATCCTTATCAAAGACTTACTCTTGCCCATAGTTTTAAAGATAAAGCAGACCGACTTGAAGATGTAAATGCAGGTCTATTCACCTATCCTATGTTGATGGCTGCAGATATTTTACTTTATGACGCAGAGATCGTTCCAGTGGGTAAGGATCAATTGCAACACGTAGAAATAACACGTGATGTTGCTGGGAGATTCAATAATAAAATGGGTACTACTTTTATAGAGCCTGAGGCCAAAATTCAAAAAGACGGACTTCTTGTTCCTGGAACCGATGGCGGCAAAATGAGCAAGTCTAGAGGAAACATCATTGATATTTTTCAATCAGATAAAAAGTTGCGCAAGCAGTGCATGTCTATAGAAACGGATAGTACACCTCTTGAAGAGCCTAAAAATACAGAAACCTGTAATGTCTTTGCACTCTACAAATTAATCGCACCAGAGCAAAAAATTCAGGAAATGCGCAATAACTACGCGGCTGGAAATTATGGTTACGGTCATGCAAAGCAGGCTCTATTTGAAGCGCTTTGTGAACGCTTTAGAGAGGCTAGAGAACGTTATGACTACTTAATGGACAACAGGCACGAATTAGATATGGCACTTGAAGAAGGAGCTTTTAAAGCGCGTCATATTGCAAAAGATGTGCTGAAACGGGTACGCTCCAAAGTTGGGTATTAA
- a CDS encoding lysophospholipid acyltransferase family protein: MRNILMSLYRVWFYILMGIPIVILFPLLLVLTISEKTYLLFFKVARFWAAIILYGMGFWPSIKRAEPMIKDQSYMLVANHTSMSDIMMMLLISKNPFVFVGKKELTKIPVFGFFYKRTCILVDRSNPKSRKEVFERARKRMQDGVSICIFPEGGVSDDLDIVLDSFKDGAFRLAIEHQIPVLPVTLFDNKKRFPFHFFKGSPGIMRAQTHKAIETKGMSVAGDKTRFRESVRNIILHSLEKGPL, translated from the coding sequence ATGCGCAACATATTAATGTCTTTATACCGTGTATGGTTTTACATACTGATGGGTATTCCTATTGTTATTTTGTTTCCGCTACTTTTGGTTCTAACCATTTCAGAAAAAACCTATCTCCTATTTTTTAAAGTTGCTCGGTTTTGGGCTGCTATCATTCTATATGGAATGGGATTTTGGCCTTCTATTAAACGTGCCGAACCTATGATAAAGGATCAAAGTTATATGCTAGTAGCAAACCATACTAGCATGAGTGATATTATGATGATGTTGTTGATCTCAAAGAATCCTTTTGTTTTTGTAGGAAAAAAAGAGCTGACTAAAATTCCGGTTTTTGGTTTTTTCTATAAACGCACCTGTATCCTTGTCGATAGAAGCAATCCTAAAAGTCGTAAAGAGGTTTTTGAGCGCGCCAGGAAGCGTATGCAGGATGGTGTAAGTATATGCATCTTTCCAGAAGGTGGCGTTTCTGACGATCTCGATATAGTTTTGGATAGCTTTAAGGATGGTGCCTTTAGACTCGCTATAGAGCATCAAATCCCAGTTCTTCCAGTCACCTTGTTTGATAATAAAAAGCGTTTTCCTTTTCATTTTTTTAAAGGAAGTCCCGGAATCATGAGAGCACAGACGCATAAGGCTATAGAAACTAAAGGGATGAGTGTTGCTGGAGATAAGACACGCTTTCGCGAAAGCGTTAGAAACATCATTCTTCACTCCTTAGAAAAAGGGCCCTTATAG
- a CDS encoding RNA polymerase sigma factor: MYKRIITLCQKNDRKAQKELYQTISPKLYGSCLRYAPNEAEAQDILQDTFIIIFKKIDQFKFKGSFEGWCKRIAVNTALQRYRGVKVYDLVNEDQLEDLEAVEVEESDDVPLKKLLSMVQELPERYRLVFTMYVIDGYSHNEIAEMMKITTGTSKSNLARARKHLQLMVKTWRESHNSNAS, translated from the coding sequence GTGTATAAAAGGATAATTACATTATGTCAAAAAAATGATCGTAAGGCTCAAAAGGAACTGTATCAAACAATTTCACCTAAGCTTTATGGTTCCTGTTTGCGCTATGCTCCTAATGAAGCAGAAGCTCAAGACATATTGCAAGACACTTTTATCATCATATTTAAAAAGATAGATCAGTTTAAATTTAAAGGTTCTTTTGAAGGATGGTGCAAGAGAATAGCTGTAAATACTGCATTGCAGCGGTATAGAGGTGTAAAAGTATACGATCTGGTAAATGAAGACCAATTAGAAGATTTAGAAGCGGTGGAGGTAGAAGAATCTGATGACGTGCCGCTTAAAAAATTATTATCCATGGTGCAAGAGTTACCAGAAAGGTATAGACTCGTATTTACTATGTATGTTATTGATGGATACAGTCACAATGAAATAGCAGAGATGATGAAAATTACGACAGGCACATCAAAATCTAATCTTGCACGAGCAAGAAAGCACCTGCAATTAATGGTTAAAACATGGCGAGAATCTCACAATTCCAATGCCAGCTAA
- a CDS encoding outer membrane beta-barrel protein: MSKKKNIDRLFQEEFKDFEVQPPDMVWDAIEKDLDKNKAGRIIPLWWTIGGIAAGLAILLTSLYLGIDNEITNTQQPFVNSEKSRVTKTNSQNSLKNNEEHSNEGVGPYLNGRTNDTQLAAEDSKIHSESLNNLNANSSANTGANPLLKESDLATSADGSSDAPYNAKEKPKQLYTNSQGTNKKPLGVSASKDDFITAPIKEQQAGIANSKDRTKPSIKDLMPVTHDPRKETVLNNTSMDLGPDNGVEDHVIDNAITAVDSTKKNLPTLEDIAAQQKKEDSIKENVFKGRWAATTQAGPVYSNSLSGSSVNNEVSDNSKNAGVHLSYGIGLSYEISPRLSLRTGVNQINMTYNTQDINYQVNVSIASRGEQLDQVYNASSVSDASPGNSPVFNDTFGTGFAAQELVSNQFQGIKGEISQQLGYIEVPLELQYNLMNRKFKISVLGGVSALFLTDNVVAVQNSSQRLELGEDRNFNDFNQSANFGFGFGYDFTSQLGAFIEPTFKYQLSTLRTNVAGFRPYAMGIQSGVTYRF; this comes from the coding sequence ATGAGTAAAAAGAAAAACATAGACAGACTTTTTCAAGAAGAATTCAAAGACTTTGAGGTGCAACCGCCAGATATGGTTTGGGATGCTATTGAAAAAGATCTTGATAAAAACAAGGCAGGTAGAATTATTCCATTATGGTGGACAATAGGAGGGATTGCTGCGGGACTCGCGATCTTATTGACATCTTTGTACTTAGGTATAGATAATGAGATAACTAACACACAACAACCCTTTGTTAATTCTGAAAAGTCTAGAGTCACAAAGACAAATTCACAAAATTCTTTAAAAAACAATGAAGAGCATTCTAATGAAGGCGTAGGACCATATTTGAATGGAAGAACTAATGATACACAGTTAGCAGCTGAAGATTCAAAAATTCACTCCGAATCCTTGAATAATTTAAATGCGAATTCTAGTGCGAACACTGGAGCAAATCCTCTTTTAAAGGAGAGCGATTTGGCAACTTCTGCTGATGGATCTTCAGATGCTCCATATAATGCTAAGGAAAAACCAAAGCAGCTTTATACAAATTCACAGGGAACAAATAAAAAGCCTCTAGGAGTTAGTGCTTCAAAAGATGATTTTATTACAGCACCGATCAAAGAACAACAAGCTGGCATAGCCAACTCAAAGGATAGAACAAAGCCTTCTATAAAAGACCTTATGCCGGTGACTCATGACCCTAGAAAAGAGACTGTCTTAAATAATACATCTATGGATCTTGGTCCAGATAATGGTGTTGAGGATCATGTGATCGATAATGCCATTACAGCTGTAGATTCCACTAAAAAGAATTTACCAACTTTAGAAGATATTGCTGCTCAACAGAAAAAAGAAGACAGCATCAAGGAGAATGTTTTTAAAGGGAGATGGGCTGCCACTACCCAGGCAGGGCCAGTTTACTCTAACAGTTTAAGCGGTAGTTCGGTCAATAATGAGGTTAGTGATAATAGCAAAAACGCGGGTGTTCATCTAAGTTATGGGATTGGTTTAAGTTATGAAATATCACCTCGTTTAAGCCTTAGAACCGGAGTCAACCAGATCAATATGACTTATAATACACAAGACATCAATTATCAGGTTAATGTAAGTATAGCCTCTCGTGGTGAGCAGTTAGATCAAGTTTATAACGCTAGCTCTGTAAGTGACGCTTCACCTGGTAATAGCCCTGTGTTCAACGATACCTTTGGGACCGGTTTTGCCGCACAAGAATTGGTAAGCAATCAGTTTCAAGGAATCAAAGGAGAGATTTCTCAGCAACTAGGTTATATAGAAGTACCATTAGAATTACAGTACAATCTTATGAATAGAAAATTTAAAATAAGTGTTTTAGGTGGGGTCAGTGCTCTTTTCTTGACAGATAATGTGGTAGCCGTTCAAAATTCCAGTCAGCGATTAGAGTTAGGTGAGGATCGCAATTTTAATGACTTTAATCAGAGTGCTAATTTCGGATTTGGATTTGGATATGATTTTACAAGTCAATTAGGAGCTTTTATAGAGCCTACATTTAAATACCAGTTGAGTACATTAAGAACTAACGTTGCAGGCTTTAGACCCTATGCCATGGGTATTCAAAGCGGTGTTACGTACAGATTTTAA